In the genome of Calothrix sp. PCC 6303, the window TCCAGGACGCTCTAGACTGATCGGAGTCTGAGCTTCCGTCCAATCCTCCCCTCTGCTAGAAAGCTCTCCTGCCTCCGGCAGTGACAACTAAGACAGTTGCTAAGGGAGAAACACACTAATTATTTGGTTGCCTAGCTCCATAAAAGCTAATATTGTTAACATAACTTCAGATTTCCCCCTCGACTTAAGCGCAGGGGTACAGGGGGAAAAGGTGCAGGGAGAAATAGAGAACTGAAATATTTTCTCCTCTAAAGCTCTTAAATAACTGACGGCAGTCTTCCTTCCCCCCTCTCCCTGCCCCGTGCCCCTTTTCTTCTTCTATGACTCCCTTGATTCAATCTGAAACCCTAGAACTACTAGAATGGTCGCGTCTTTGCCAACATTTGGCTAATTTTGCGGCGACAAAGCTAGGTGCGATCGCATCACGCAATTTACAGATTCCCACCTCCCAAGCCCAAAGTGAGAATTTGTTAGCGCAAACTCAAGAAATATATAAATTGGAAAGCCGTATTTCCCCTGGATTATCTTTTGAAGGAATTCAGGATATTGGGGATGCCATAGAAAGGGCGGCTTTACAAGGTATTTTGGCAGGTGAGGAACTCTTAGCTATTGCCACAACTTTGGCAGGTACACGGAACCTCAGACGTATTATCGACAACCAGGAAGATTTACCAATTTTATTGGACTTAGTTGCCGATTTACGGACGTACCCAGAAATCGAACAGGAAATCCACCGCTGTGTAGATGAGCGGGGACAAATCGCTGACAGAGCTAGCCAAAAACTGGGTGATATTCGGGCAGAACTACGTAAAAGCCGCAGCCAAATCATCCAAAAATTACAAAATATTCTCCAAGTTAAATCCAACGCTGTCCAAGAAAACGTCATTACTCAACGGGGAGATAGATACGTCATACCTGTCAAAGCATCTCACAAAGATGTCATTCACGGGATTGTCCATGACACCTCGACCAGTGGAGTCACCCTGTATATTGAGCCGAATTCAGTAGTACCCATGGGAAACCAACTCCGGCAACTGATTCGCAAAGAAGAAATCGAAGAAGAAGTAATTCGTCGTCAACTTACAGCACAAGTCGCCGACATCAAAGATGACTTAGAAAGACTACTAGCAATTGTCACCACGTTAGATTTAGCCACAGCCAAATCGAGGTATAGTTTTTGGCTCAAAGCAAATCCCCCCAGATTCGTTGACAGGGAAGCCAATGAAACTATTACCCTGAGAAAACTAAGGCATCCACTCCTCGAATGGCAACACCAACACGAACAGGGGCACGAAGTCATCCCCGTAGATTTGGTGATTCAGCCAGAAACTCGTGTAGTTACCATTACAGGACCAAACACTGGGGGCAAAACAGTAACATTAAAAACCCTAGCCCTAGCAGCCTTAATGGCAAAAGTGGGTTTATTTGTCCCAGCTAGGGAACCTGTAGAATTACCTTGGTTTGAACAAGTTTTAGCAGATATTGGTGACGAACAATCGTTACAGCAGAGTTTATCCACCTTTTCTGGACATATTCGCCGAATTAGTCGAATCTTGAACGCCATTACTGGTGATACTGTTACTCCATCCCTAGTTCTGCTCGATGAAGTCGGAGCCGGAACAGATCCAGTAGAAGGAAGCGCCTTAGCGATCGCATTATTGCACCACCTGGCTAACCACGTCCTTTTAACCATGGCAAGTACCCACTTCGGTGAACTCAAAGCCCTCAAATACCAAGATGAACGGTTTGAAAACGCCTCAGTAGAATTTGACGATGCCACCCTATCCCCCACCTACAAACTACTATGGGGAATTCCTGGGCGTTCCAACGCACTAGCGATCGCGCAACGGCTGGGATTGAGCGTGGATGTCATTGAAGCCGCCAAACAGCAAATGGGAGGCGCTAACGACGAAGTAAACGAAGTCATCGCCGGCTTAGAAGCCCAACGTCGTCGCCAAGAAACCAAAGCCAGCGAAGCCCAAAACCTCCTCCACCAAGCCGAAAAACTCTACAAAGAAGTCTCCGCCAAAGCCACAAACTTAGAAGAGCGAGAACAAGCCTTAAAAGCCTCCCAAGAAGTAGCAGTCCAAAACGCCATCGCCCAAGCAAAAGGGGAAATCGCCAAAGTTATCAAAGGCTTACAGAAAGGAAAACCCACCGCCCAGGAGGCACAACAAGCCACCAACACCCTCAACCAAATCTCCACCCAATTTATCCCCAAAGCCGCCCCCAAAGCCCCGATAGGGTTCATTCCCAAAACAGGCGATCGCATTCGCATCACCAAAATTGGTCAAACCGCCGAAGTTATTACCCCACCCAACAGTGACGGGGAACTCAACGTTCGTTTCGGCATCATGAAAATGACCGTTAAACTAGAAGACATCGAATCCTTAGACGGCAAAAAACCCGAACCCATCGCCAAACCCCAGAACCGCACCCCACCCCCACCAGTTACCCCACCACCCCCCGCCATTCGCACATCTCAAAACACCATAGATTTACGAGGCAAGAGAGTAGCCGACTCCGAAATCATCCTCGATCAAGCAATCTCCACCGCCGCAGGACAAATCTGGATCATCCACGGACATGGAACCGGGAAACTCCGCGAAGGCGTTCATGCCTACCTCAAACAACATCCCAGAATCAGCCACACCGAACCCGCAGCCCAGGCAGACGGAGGAACAGGAGTCACTATTGCCCATATTAAATAAGGGCAGGGAGCAGGGAGCAGGGAGCAGGGAGCAGGGAGCAGGGAGCAGGGAGCAGGGGGCAGGGAGCAGGGAGCAGGGAGCAGGGGGCAGGGAGCAGGGAGCAGGGAGCAGGGGGCAGGGAGCAGGGAGCAGGGAGCAGGGGGCAGGGAGCAGGGAGCAGGGAGCAGGGGGCAGGGGGAGAAAAATCTCCTCTCTTCTTTCTTCTCCTCTCTGCGTTCCTCCGCGCTTACCTCTGCGCCCCTTTGCGTTAAAAATTAATTCCTCTCCCCTACTCCCTGCCCCTTTTGCTCTTCTCTAAGCCGCCGCAGCTTCCTCATAAACAACAAAAGTCTTCTTCGTCGCCCCACAAATCGGACAACGCCAATCCTCCGGAATATCCGCAAACGCAGTTCCAGCAGCAATACCCGAATCAACATCACCCACCACCGGATCATAAATCATCGAACATTGCCGACAAATCCACTTCTGAGTCGCCGGATTTCCCGTTTGCATCTTCACAACAGGAGCAGTTCCATCCAAAGCCTTCAAAGCCTCACCATACTGCTGTGCGTGATGATTCTCAATATGTGTCAGCAAACCAAAATTGTGAGCAGCCTTGCGGAAAATTTGGGCATGTTCCCGTGATTCCTTCTCCTGCACCTCAAATTCCGCCACCGCACCATCATCCCTATCCCCTCTAGCTTGTTCCGCAAAACCGGGGTACATTACTTGGTATTCGTAGGTTTCCCCCTCAATTGCCAACTCTAAACAGCGAGACGCGATCGCTTTCTTCTCAGAATCTGTTAATTTCGTAGCATCTCCCACCACCAACTCCGGATGCATCAACCGAAAGTGAGCAAATGCATGTTCTGTTTCCTGATTTGCTGTTTCCCGGAATAACTTTGCCAAATCCGCCATTCCCAACTGTTTCACAACTTCCGAGAAAAATAAATACTTCCGATTCGCCATCGATTCACCACCGAAAGCATCTTCCAGATTCTTTGCAGTATTTGAGTTTTCCAAGTTCATAGTGTTTCCTCTCTAAGTTCTAATCAAATCATACTCGATATGACTTCGACTTAGCAAGTTTCTTGTCAAAAGAAGCATTGAGCAGAAGCAGGTAGAAATGAAAGCTGGGAGTTTGAGCGATGTGATTGAACGTATGGCACGAGAAAAGCTACCCAAAAATGGGTAGCAATGGGTAGCAATGGGTAACTTCGTCTAGAAAATACCGAAAAGTTATTTAGGAACGAGAATTTAATAACATACAATTTTGCTCGAATATGAAATGGTGCGTAACGTTCCGCTTAGGGACTTCCAATTTTAAAAATCCTCATGTGGTGCGGGCTTCTAGCCTGTTCCACCAATGCATCTATTGGGGAATTATTTTGTTGGAAGTCCCTTACACACCCTAGTTTTGCACTTTATTTAATCCACGTTCCTTATTTTTCACTCCGCTTCTTTACCAGTAGATGGTGCAGGTGCAGATTCCCGACTGCGACGCAACACACTCCGCAAACGACTACCACTATCTGAAGATTGATTTGATCTGTTAAACTCCCGTTTCTTTCTTCTAGTGGGTGCTTGTTGAGTTCGTTGGTAGTTTTCAGATGTCACCTGTACCCTTCTACGAGGTGTAACTTCAGAAGCATTATTTTCCGAACTTCTGCGACGCAAACGGCTACCAACAGAACTGTCTTCAGAACTTCTTTCCCTGCGTGTTGACTGTTGTGTTTCGTTATCATTCCTAGATACACTGGTTTCTGTACGTCTTCGTAAACGCTGATTTAATCTAGTGCTTCTTGATTCTTCGTTACCAGATGCAGTTTGACTAGATGATTCGGTATTTCTGCGTCTGCGTCTTGGTGTCTCTTGAGAATTACTAGAAGCAGCTGCTACTTGCCTTTGTCTTTCTCGTTCTTCTCGCTGCTGTTGCCTTTCCCGCACTTGACGGTTCCGACGAGAACCTTGAATTGAGTATTCGGTGGCAATATTAACCCCTTGTCTTCCAGCCTGAGAAGGCTTCAATTTCCAATTCTGTGCTTGTCGTAGATGTTCTTCATCCAACTCTCGATCTCCGCTGGAGCTAGCGAGACGAATATTAGTGATATTACCGTCTTTATCTGTATCAACAGCTACTTGTATCCTACCTTCAGCTTTGCGTCTTCTCGCACCTTCTGAGTATTTAACTTTACAGTCACTACATGCAGCTCTACCATCCGCAGAGCCACCTGAACCGCCATTATTTTCAGGCTTTTGTGTTGGTATCTTTGGTTCTGTTGGTGCAACGGCTATTTCCCGTTTACGACGTTCAGTTTTTCCTGTACCAGTTCCATTCCCTGAACCAAAGCCAACTCCGTTTCCGTTGCCTGTACCAGTTCCATTCCCTGAACCAAAACCAACTCCGTTTCCGTTGCCTGTACCAGTTCCATTCCCTGAACCAAAACCAGTTCCGTTTCCATTACCTGTACCAGTTCCATTTCCGTTACCAATCCCCGAACCAGTAGAGGAATTCCCGGTACCTCCAGATTCAGTAACAGTAGAACTATTCCCAGAAGTTGCTTGAATCACTCTAGAATCACGAAATTGTGAAAGTAGACCTCTCAAATTGTTGCTACTTTCTTGGTTATCAGTGGCAGGATTTACGGGGGTATTATTTACTACCTGTTTGGGTTCTTTAGAAGTTACAGGATCGTCTTTTTGAGGCTGAATTGATCTACTAGACTGACGTTGAGGATTTTCTGCTGGCTTTTGGGCTGGAGTAAATTTTTCGGGTGTAACAGGCTTTTCAATATTCTGGGGAATTGGTGCAGATAATTTGGGTGGAGTCTGAACAGCAATTTTCTGCTGTGATTGAACTTGGGAAGATATTTGTGTTGATGAACCACCTTCACTTCCTCCAGATGAACCACCTTCATTTCCACCTCCACCTGATGTTAAGACTTTGCTAGCGCCCAGCTTATTATCTTCTGGGATTGATGTTTCCTTGATTTCTGGTTCGACAAACGTTAATTCAACGGGTTTTTCATCTTCTATTTGAGGGTTTCTTACCCAAAAACTACCAACACCAACTGCCAGTACGACGATATGCAGCACCAGTGAACTGACTGTGCTACCAACCAAAAAAGTTTTCAGCGCTTTAACTTCTTTCTCTCGCTGCCCTATCGCAATACTGGAGAAACTCATAGAATTAATGCCATTTATTTTCACTTATTGCTTTTTTAGAATAAGACTTTCGCGTGTAAAAGTAAACTAGTCGAAAAATTTTATTTTCTCCCGGCAAGAAGACACTTCAACTAAGACACCTTGTCATACTTAGCTTTTGGTCACTTTTTTGGATGAACATCAGGGTGCTGAAATATAAAAATTCGTGTAATTGAGTCTAAATATGATTGACATGGAACTGAGTTTATTTTAATCTTTGTTGAAAACTAGTTTCATTATTCTGGGTTTTCCAATTATTCGGTTCAGCGGCAAATTCTTAGTGCTTGGGGGCAAAATATGGCTATAAGTAAGCTGTTTGCAGATGGCGGCGTGGTAATGTACCCCTTACTGGCTTTTAGTGTGGTTGCGATCGCATTAATCATTGAGCGGGTTAGTTTCTGGTATCGTATCAATACTCGCCAAAGTAAAGTTGCGCGGGAAGTATTGAATCTCTATCGTCTGGAGAATGTTGTTGGTGCGTTGGATAAACTGCAAAAAAATGTGGATTTGCCAATTGCACGGGTTTTCCTTTCGGCGTTAGAATTGGAAGAAGCGACTCCAGAGGAGTTTCGTCTAGCATTGGAAAGTGAGGCTCAAGCCGAAATTCCCATCCTCAAACGGTTCAATAATATATTTGAGACGATTATTTCTTTGGCACCGTTACTTGGTTTGTTAGGAACTGTCTTGGGTTTAATTGCCTCGTTTGAATCAATTGATTTGAGTAATGGTGCAGGTGCAGGTGCTGCGCGTGTTACTGGTGGTATCAGTGAAGCACTGGTTTCTACCGCATCAGGCTTGGTTGTGGCGATTTTTGTATTGATGTTTGCTAATACTTTTAGAGGATTTTACCAACGTCAGATCGCTTTTCTCCAAGAATATGGTGGACAGCTAGAATTACTATATCGTCGTCGTTACGAGCGTGGAGGAGAAAAATCTTATGCGGCTACCAGATGAACCAGATATTCCAGCGCAAATAAATATCGTACCGATGATTGATGTGATATTTGCGATTTTAACGTTTTTTATCATGTCAACTTTGTTTTTGACTCGGCAAGAGGGTTTACCTGTAAACTTGCCGAAAGCATCAACTTCTCAGCAATCCCAGGTTGCTACAAAAATCACTGTGACAGTAGATGCAGAGGGACAGGTTAGCTTGAATAAAAATCCGACTACGGTAGATGTGATAGCAGAACAGGTGCGGAGACTAATGGGTACGAATTCAGAAGCAGTGGTAATAATTAATGCTGATGAAGCCGTTGGACATGGTAAGGTTGTGGCGGTAATGGATCAAGTACGCCAAGTTGAAGGAGCTAAGTTAGCGATCGCTACTCAGAAATAATAGGCATTGGTAGAGATATGTCAAAGCAGCTTTGTGATTAGCTTCTAAGCTGCATTCTTCAATAATAAACTTAACTAGGAGTTGCTGAAAATCAGCCATGTGAATCTCATTACTGATATATTAATCAAAAATGTCGCCAAAGCTTTTAATTGTGTATTAGCACTAACATGCCAACCAGTAAAAAGCAAATATATCAACAAAGCTAATGAATAGAGGTGTAATAAAAACGGGATACTAAATAAGCCAATTATTGATGCACGAAAAGCAAAGTCAATAATTTTGTCAGGTTTTGAGATGTAGTTAAATTCCGATTCCTCTGAGGATATTGGCATTTCTTGGGAAATATCTTCATCTAATTCAACACTGGTTGCAGTTAAAATATCAACGGCATTTTCAACGTCACATTCCCTAACTTTCAGCTTAATCCAACCCACCATAATGGTATAATACCAAGCCACATCTGCTATATCAGCATTGATTACAAATGCTGGAATTCCTACCCCTTCTAATAACTGTTTTGAAAGTGCCGCTTCTACAGAGTTTGGAAAAGTTGCGATTGTGATTAATTTCTGATTCATGGAAATTTAGGAACTTAGAACTCAGTATATCTACAACTGTGTGTGATAAATTTCCTAGCACAACTGGTATTTATGACAAATTACAAGAATTTATCAACAAAATTATAAAATAATTAATAATCAGAAACATCATCAAATACTTACCCAACACTGTACACTCAAAATGAGTGCTCGATGCAGTGCAAAGGATATAAAAACCGTGAAAGTCAAAGCAGCTATCGCCTACCAAGCAGGTAAACCACTAACCATTGAAACTGTTGATTTAGCACCACCAAGAAGTCGGGAAGTGCTGGTAGAAATCAAAGCTAGCGGAGTTTGTCACACCGATGCTTATACCCTTTCTGGCAAAGATCCTGAAGGCTTGTTTCCAGCTATATTAGGACATGAAGGTGCTGGTGTTGTGGTGGAAGTGGGGAAAGATGTACGCTCTTTACGAGTAGGCGATCGCGTAATCCCACTATACACCCCTGAATGTCGTGAATGTGCATATTGCTTAAGCTTCAAAACTAATCTCTGCCAAGCAATTCGCGTTACCCAGGGTAGGGGTGTAATGCCTGATGGTACAAGTCGCTTTTCCCTAAATGGTGAGATGATTCACCACTACATGGGGACTTCAACCTTTGCCAACTACACCATATTACCAGAAATTGCCTTAGCCAAAATCCGTGATGATGCACCCTTTGAAAAGGTTTGTTATATCGGTTGCGGAGTGACAACAGGTATCGGTGCAGTCATTAATACTGCGAAAGTTGAACCCGGTGCTAACGTCGTTGTTTTCGGTTTGGGTGGAATCGGTTTAAATGTCATCCAAGCAGCCAAAATGGTAGGGGCAAATATGATTATTGGAGTGGATATTAACCCTGGGAAAAAAGTCTTGGCAGAAAAATTTGGTATGACACATTTTGTCAATCCCCAAGAAGTAGAAGGTGATTTGGTACCCTATTTAGTTGATTTGACTAAAGGTGGTGCCGATTACTCCTTTGAATGTATTGGGAATGTGAAATTGATGCGTCAAGCATTAGAATGTTGCCACAAAGGTTGGGGTCAAAGTATTATTATTGGGGTTGCAGCGGCAGGCGAAGAAATTAGCACTCGTCCATTTCAATTAGTTACAGGTAGAGTTTGGAAAGGATCTGCATTTGGTGGTGCTAGGGGACGTACTGATGTTCCGAAAATTGTCGATTGGTATATGGAGGGAAAAATCAATATTGATGATTTGATTACCCATGTAATGCCGATTGAAAAAATCAATGATGCTTTTGATTTAATGCATCGAGGTGAATCAATTCGGAGCGTTGTGACATTTTAAACCAAAGTAGAAATTTTATCCTCCGATTAAATTTTAAATTCTGCTTAATAATCACTATCAGACACACAGATTCCTTGACATTTAATCCCGTTTGTAGCTGTGCGCTGACAATGGGGACAGAGAATTTTTTCTTTTTCTGTCTCTAGGGTGATTTTTTTAGTGATGCTTGCTGGTAGTTTATCTTTGTTGCTTTGTAGATTCATAATTACAGAGTGAAAGTAACTTTTTGATAGTTTATTATAGAAATCCTACTTGAATCTTGCTGGGAAAGATTGGGATGTCTTTTCCACAATAAAAAAATGGATAATTATCTAATTGGAAGTCCCTAAATCCTTAGAGGACGCAATGGATCACGTCTCTACATTCATTTTTGTCACGCTATAATAAATATGATTACATATTCGCTTATTAACGTATCACCAAGACCCCAGATTATTTAGATAATTTAAATCATTCTTTAGTAACTTAATTTAATAGCTTTATTTGGGTGTTTAGAGGATTAACATACTTGCAAACTTGCTTGTCATTATAACAGCCAGAGAAGCATTTTAAACTATTTACACAGTTAGTTAAGCTTAACCGTTAAGAATTCCGACAATTTAGCTGATACCTATTCACTGTTTCCTGTTTACTGATTATATGGCTGCACAAATGGAAATTCACCTCATTGGTAAAAAAATAAAGCTTCCCTCCCTTTGGATGTTAGGCTTGTTAGCAGGCGGTTTGTTTGCGGCGGGTGCGATCGCAACTTACAGTTTTAGAGATCAAGGAATGCGTCAGGAAGAAATCGAACAACTGACAATTCCTGTTGATGCTAAAAATATTACTTTACGAATTACCGCTAGCGGCAAAGTTACACCAATTCAAAGTGTAAATATCAGCCCAAAAAACTCTGGTATAGTTACGCAATTATACGTAGAGCAGGGTGATAAGGTACAAAAGGGACAAATTATTGCCAGGATGAATAGTGATGATATTCAAGCCCGGATTCAGCAAGCAAAAGCCAATGTTGCCCAATCGCAAGCATTATTAAATCAAGCCCGTGCGGGAAATCGTCCCCAGGAAATTGCCCAAGTGCGATCGCGTTTAGCCCAAACTGAGGCACAATTGGCAGCAGCGCGTGCGGGAAATCGTCCCCAAGAAATTGCTCAAGCCCAAGCACAGGTTGATGCTGCACAGGCAAGGGCAATTTATACTAGTGAACAGGTAAAACGCTACCGCTACTTAGTTGAGCAAGGTGCGGAAAGGAAACAACTATTAGATCAAGCATTGAGCGAAGATAACGCTGCAAAAGCGAGTTTGCAGGAGGCTCAAAAAAGATTATCGCTACAAAAAAGCGGCACTCGTTCTGAGGAAATTGCTCAACTTCAGGCTGCTGTTGCTGAAGCAAGGGCATCTCTACAGCTATCGGAAAGTGGTTCCCGTCCCGAAGAAATTGCCCAACGTCTGGCTGCTTTGGCTGCTTCCCAAGCTCAACTTAGATCAGAATTAGTGACTTTAGAAGACTCAATTATTCGCGCTCCTTTTGCGGGTATTATTACTCAGAAATATGCAAATATCGGTGCCTTTGTTACGCCGACAACTTCCGCAAGTACTTCTGCCTCCGCAACATCAAGCTCACTTGTGGCATTGGTACGTGGTTTGGAAATATTGGCAAGTGTTCCGGAAGCTGATATCGGCAAAATTAAGGAAGGGCAGCAAGTTGAAATCCTCAGTGATGCTTATCCGGAAGAGGTTTTTAAAGGGCAGGTACGATTAATCGCCCCGGAAGCAGTGAAGGAAGAGGGGGTGACATTATTTCAGATACGTGTACAAATAACTACAGGTGAAGATAAATTGCGTTCAGGTTTGAACGTTGATTTGACATTTTTAGGTGATGATGTGGCAAATGCCTTATTAGTCCCCACAGTAGCAATTGTCACTGAGAAAGGGAATACTGGCGTGTTGATTCCCAATGCCCAGAATAAGCCACAATTTCGAGCTATTACCATTGGTTCGCAAATCAAAGATCAGACGCAGGTTGTAGGGGGAATTCAAAAAGGCGATCGCATTTTCTTGAAT includes:
- a CDS encoding efflux RND transporter periplasmic adaptor subunit, producing MAAQMEIHLIGKKIKLPSLWMLGLLAGGLFAAGAIATYSFRDQGMRQEEIEQLTIPVDAKNITLRITASGKVTPIQSVNISPKNSGIVTQLYVEQGDKVQKGQIIARMNSDDIQARIQQAKANVAQSQALLNQARAGNRPQEIAQVRSRLAQTEAQLAAARAGNRPQEIAQAQAQVDAAQARAIYTSEQVKRYRYLVEQGAERKQLLDQALSEDNAAKASLQEAQKRLSLQKSGTRSEEIAQLQAAVAEARASLQLSESGSRPEEIAQRLAALAASQAQLRSELVTLEDSIIRAPFAGIITQKYANIGAFVTPTTSASTSASATSSSLVALVRGLEILASVPEADIGKIKEGQQVEILSDAYPEEVFKGQVRLIAPEAVKEEGVTLFQIRVQITTGEDKLRSGLNVDLTFLGDDVANALLVPTVAIVTEKGNTGVLIPNAQNKPQFRAITIGSQIKDQTQVVGGIQKGDRIFLNPPPEYQMQKEKEKQDQ
- a CDS encoding ExbD/TolR family protein, with amino-acid sequence MRLPDEPDIPAQINIVPMIDVIFAILTFFIMSTLFLTRQEGLPVNLPKASTSQQSQVATKITVTVDAEGQVSLNKNPTTVDVIAEQVRRLMGTNSEAVVIINADEAVGHGKVVAVMDQVRQVEGAKLAIATQK
- a CDS encoding S-(hydroxymethyl)glutathione dehydrogenase/class III alcohol dehydrogenase — translated: MKVKAAIAYQAGKPLTIETVDLAPPRSREVLVEIKASGVCHTDAYTLSGKDPEGLFPAILGHEGAGVVVEVGKDVRSLRVGDRVIPLYTPECRECAYCLSFKTNLCQAIRVTQGRGVMPDGTSRFSLNGEMIHHYMGTSTFANYTILPEIALAKIRDDAPFEKVCYIGCGVTTGIGAVINTAKVEPGANVVVFGLGGIGLNVIQAAKMVGANMIIGVDINPGKKVLAEKFGMTHFVNPQEVEGDLVPYLVDLTKGGADYSFECIGNVKLMRQALECCHKGWGQSIIIGVAAAGEEISTRPFQLVTGRVWKGSAFGGARGRTDVPKIVDWYMEGKINIDDLITHVMPIEKINDAFDLMHRGESIRSVVTF
- a CDS encoding endonuclease MutS2; translated protein: MIQSETLELLEWSRLCQHLANFAATKLGAIASRNLQIPTSQAQSENLLAQTQEIYKLESRISPGLSFEGIQDIGDAIERAALQGILAGEELLAIATTLAGTRNLRRIIDNQEDLPILLDLVADLRTYPEIEQEIHRCVDERGQIADRASQKLGDIRAELRKSRSQIIQKLQNILQVKSNAVQENVITQRGDRYVIPVKASHKDVIHGIVHDTSTSGVTLYIEPNSVVPMGNQLRQLIRKEEIEEEVIRRQLTAQVADIKDDLERLLAIVTTLDLATAKSRYSFWLKANPPRFVDREANETITLRKLRHPLLEWQHQHEQGHEVIPVDLVIQPETRVVTITGPNTGGKTVTLKTLALAALMAKVGLFVPAREPVELPWFEQVLADIGDEQSLQQSLSTFSGHIRRISRILNAITGDTVTPSLVLLDEVGAGTDPVEGSALAIALLHHLANHVLLTMASTHFGELKALKYQDERFENASVEFDDATLSPTYKLLWGIPGRSNALAIAQRLGLSVDVIEAAKQQMGGANDEVNEVIAGLEAQRRRQETKASEAQNLLHQAEKLYKEVSAKATNLEEREQALKASQEVAVQNAIAQAKGEIAKVIKGLQKGKPTAQEAQQATNTLNQISTQFIPKAAPKAPIGFIPKTGDRIRITKIGQTAEVITPPNSDGELNVRFGIMKMTVKLEDIESLDGKKPEPIAKPQNRTPPPPVTPPPPAIRTSQNTIDLRGKRVADSEIILDQAISTAAGQIWIIHGHGTGKLREGVHAYLKQHPRISHTEPAAQADGGTGVTIAHIK
- a CDS encoding rubrerythrin family protein, whose product is MNLENSNTAKNLEDAFGGESMANRKYLFFSEVVKQLGMADLAKLFRETANQETEHAFAHFRLMHPELVVGDATKLTDSEKKAIASRCLELAIEGETYEYQVMYPGFAEQARGDRDDGAVAEFEVQEKESREHAQIFRKAAHNFGLLTHIENHHAQQYGEALKALDGTAPVVKMQTGNPATQKWICRQCSMIYDPVVGDVDSGIAAGTAFADIPEDWRCPICGATKKTFVVYEEAAAA
- a CDS encoding MotA/TolQ/ExbB proton channel family protein, whose amino-acid sequence is MAISKLFADGGVVMYPLLAFSVVAIALIIERVSFWYRINTRQSKVAREVLNLYRLENVVGALDKLQKNVDLPIARVFLSALELEEATPEEFRLALESEAQAEIPILKRFNNIFETIISLAPLLGLLGTVLGLIASFESIDLSNGAGAGAARVTGGISEALVSTASGLVVAIFVLMFANTFRGFYQRQIAFLQEYGGQLELLYRRRYERGGEKSYAATR
- a CDS encoding TonB family protein yields the protein MSFSSIAIGQREKEVKALKTFLVGSTVSSLVLHIVVLAVGVGSFWVRNPQIEDEKPVELTFVEPEIKETSIPEDNKLGASKVLTSGGGGNEGGSSGGSEGGSSTQISSQVQSQQKIAVQTPPKLSAPIPQNIEKPVTPEKFTPAQKPAENPQRQSSRSIQPQKDDPVTSKEPKQVVNNTPVNPATDNQESSNNLRGLLSQFRDSRVIQATSGNSSTVTESGGTGNSSTGSGIGNGNGTGTGNGNGTGFGSGNGTGTGNGNGVGFGSGNGTGTGNGNGVGFGSGNGTGTGKTERRKREIAVAPTEPKIPTQKPENNGGSGGSADGRAACSDCKVKYSEGARRRKAEGRIQVAVDTDKDGNITNIRLASSSGDRELDEEHLRQAQNWKLKPSQAGRQGVNIATEYSIQGSRRNRQVRERQQQREERERQRQVAAASSNSQETPRRRRRNTESSSQTASGNEESRSTRLNQRLRRRTETSVSRNDNETQQSTRRERSSEDSSVGSRLRRRSSENNASEVTPRRRVQVTSENYQRTQQAPTRRKKREFNRSNQSSDSGSRLRSVLRRSRESAPAPSTGKEAE